The sequence below is a genomic window from Sphingobacterium sp. ML3W.
ATGATTTCTTCCTTAGTATAATTACGTTCTAGGCGGACCGCAGTAATCCATTCCTGAAATTTTTGTATAATACGTTTAGGGGCACTTTTAGCCCGACCTTCTGAAAATAAATTAAGTGCCAATTGCTGTGTTATCGTACTAGCACCCTGTTTATTACCTGTCAATGTGTGGAAAATAACTGTAATAGTACGTGTATAATCTATTCCCGAATGATTATAAAACCGTTTATCTTCCGTAGAAATCAAAGCTTGTATTAAATAAGGAGACAGCTCACTGTATTTCACGTTAGAACGATTCTGTACGTAATATGTACCTAAGACCTGATTATCCTCTGTTATAACTTCTGAAGCTAAGTTACTTTTAGGATTTTCGAGATCACTAAAAGATGGCAATTTACCAAACAAGCCCAGTCGCACACTAAATATAAATAGAAATCCAAAAGCTACTATTCCAATAATAAATTTCCAGAAGTTACGTGTGTATCGCTTAATATCTTCTGGTTGCAGTTGGTTTTTTTTTGATTCTCTCTTCATTGAACCTTATTCTTTCTCAATTTTACTTTTTAATAAATCTCATGAATTATACTCCCCGCTACAATATCAGATAATGTGCCAAAGATTATATGTATGACAACAAAGATATTACAAATATTTTGAGGAATCTTCATTCGGCACCACATCCATCAAAAAAACACAAAAAAAGATTTCATTGTTTCATTGAAAAATAGTGTCCATTATTTGATAAACTGGCTCCCATCGATAAGACAAGCATAAATATAAGACATACGAAATTTCAAATCCCATATCAACTCTCCTCCATAATAATTTGGAATATAGTCTTAGCTTGTTATTTCAGAAATTTAGTTTAGATTTAAAAATAAATTATGGCAGCTATCTTTAGATTGATATAAATAGGAATACTTAACTTATTAAGTTTCAGGATTTGATTCTAAATTATTCAAAACCATAACAAAACAGTATGCAGGTCAACACGTCAAAAAGCTTATTCTTCATTTTTTCAACTGTACTAATAGACATTATTGGCTTGGGGATTATCATCCCAGTGATGCCCAAATTAATTGAAGAGTTAATTGGAGGCACCCTAAGCGATGCATCACGCTATGGCGGTTTGCTGATGTTTAGTTATGCATTAACCCAGTTTTTTTTCGCTTCTGTATTGGGGAATCTCAGTGACAGGTTTGGCAGAAGACCGATACTCTTAATTTCGCTTCTAGGATTTTCAGTGAATTATCTATTAATGGGGTTGGCACCTACGATACTTTGGCTCTTTATAGGCCGTTTCATCGCAGGTATAACAGGTGCGAGCTATACCGTAGCTGCAGCTTTTATTGCGGATATCAGTTCGCACGAAAAGAAAGCTCAAAACTTTGGTCTATTGGGTGCAGCTTTTGGCTTAGGGTTCATCATTGGACCATTATTAGGAGGTGTATTGGGGCATTATGGCGCCAGAATACCATTCTATGCTGCTGCTATTCTTAGTTTTATGAATTTTCTCTATGGTTACTTTTTCATTCCTGAATCCCTTAAGAAAGAAAATAGAAGACCTTTCAAGTGGAAAAATGCCAATCCAGTTGGTGCATTCAAACAACTCGCTAAATTCCCCCACTTGAAACAACTGTTTATTTGTATCTTTTTAATTAATATTGCAGCTCATGCGGTACAAAGCACATGGTCCTATTATACGATGGAAAGGTATCATTGGGATGAAAGAATGGTCGGTCTATCATTAGGTTTTATAGGGACATTACTTGCGATTGTTCAAGCTGGACTACTACGCATCATTATTCCAAAACTGGGTTTAGAAAAAAGCATTCTCATTGGATCCGCCCTCTACATGATAGCAATGCCATTAATGGGAGCTGCATATGCTCCCTGGCTACTTTTCGTTGCCATTGTCCCCTACGTTTTTGCTGGGATAACTGGAACAGCAATTCAAAGTCTTGTTTCTAATGAAACACCAGCAAATGAACAAGGCCAGATACAAGGCGGACTGACGAGTATAATCAGTCTTACTGCCATCATTGGTCCACCGGTAATGAGTTGGCTATTTGCACATTTTACCGATAAAAAAGAAGCTCTCTATATACCCGGAGCTCCTTTCTATTTGGGGTTTGTACTCACTGCAATAAGTTTTATTGTCGCCTGTTTCTTTTTCAGAAATAAAACGAAGAATTAAACTTTCTCAATTAAACAAACTGCATAAGCGACTACACCTTCTTGTCTTCCGATAAATCCCATCGTTTCATTGGTGGTTGCTTTGATGGAAATATCATCAACGGAAATACCCGCAGCTTCCGCGATTTTCTCCTTCATCTGGCCAATATAAGGCTTGATTTTTGGAGCTTCCAAACAAAGCATTGCATCTATATTTCCAATTGTATAACCTTTATCTCCGATTAATCGAACGCAATGCTTTAATAGAATTAAACTACTGATTCCTTTCCATTGCACATCAGTATTTGGAAAGTGATAACCAATATCTTCCAAATTAGCTGCACCTAATAGTGCATCGCATATTGCATGCGCTAAAACATCGGCATCTGAATGACCAAATGCACCGGCATGGTGATCCAATTCAACACCACCTAATATAAACGGATGTCCCTCCTTTATTTGATGGACATCAAAGCCAAAACCAACTTTAATTTTCATAATAGCTAAGGTAACACTTTAAATTATCTTCCTCATCATAAACTCGGTTACCAAAACAATTTGTATACTCATATATGCATACCCATAAATCTCTAAGACCAGACATCAATACGCTGTGCTTCCATCAATTTTATAACCTAATTTTAAATAAAACATGACCTATACCCGCATGTTTTACAACATAGGACTATATCCATCATTGCGAAAGAGCAAAAAAAAGCGTCTAATTTCTTAGACGCTTTTAAAAATTTCAATAATGGTCGCTACCTTAGACTGTAGTTTCTTCTTCTACAGGAGCAAATTGATCAAACAAATCATTGAAAGCTTCATAGTCATCATCACCATTTGGTTCGAAAACTTGAATACCCTTCTCATTTACATACGCAAGTATCTCTGGGTTTACACCAGCTTCTGCTATAACTGCAACATCTGTAAAATTCAACGCTCCTTTATAGATATTCACATAACTACCATCTCCATAAGGGGCAACATCATCCTTAGTCAACGCACCTTCAGGAGCTATTTCTCTGTATCTATCGCCTAGAGTTCCTGAGAACTCCTCATTATACAATGAATACATCACTTTGGCTCCCTTAAAAGTAGGGTCATCTTTATATGTTGTCTTTAAATAAGCCGGAACTAACGCTGAGAACCATCCATGGCAATGTACCACATCCGGTGACCAACCTAATTTCTTAACCGTTTCCAATGCTCCTTTACAGAAGAACACAGAACGCTCATTGTTGTCATTAAAAAATTCTCCATTCTCATCACGAAAAACTTTTTTCCGCTGAAAATAGTCTTCATTATCCAAAAAGTAAACCTGCATACGTGCCGCAGGCAATGAAGCTACCTTAATGATTAGCGGATTGTCATTGTTATCCACCACAATGTTTAAGCCTGACAAACGAATCACCTCATGCAATCGATTTCTACGCTCATTGATATTACCAAAACGAGGCATAAGAATTCGGATTTCAAATCCTTTTTCTTGCATAGCCTGTGGCAATTGACGCGTGATTTCAGAAATTTTAGTTAATTCGAGGAAAGGCGACATCTCGTGGGTTATAAACAATATCTTCGTTTTTGCCATCTCCAGTTTTTATTTATTTTATTTTTTATTAGAACAGTAAAATCGGTCTACAAAGATACATAAAATATCCCGACTATGCAATTCATTACAAATCATCGTTTTATAATCACAAATATATTCCCCACTTTTGCCCTGTATTAAAATTTCTAAAAGTGAGAATTTTCAAGACTAAAAAAGAGCTCCAAGATTACCTGGAAACAGCGCGAATCAACAAGCAAAAAATAGCTCTTATCCCGACAATGGGTGCATTACATGCGGGACATATCTCGTTATTGGATTACGCAAAACCGTTATCCGAAATCACAGTTTGTAGCATTTTCGTAAATCCTACGCAATTCAATGATCCCAAAGATTTAGAAAAATATCCAAGACCATTAGAGCAAGATATTGCTTTATTAGAAGTTGCCAAATGCGATGTGCTATTTTTACCTTCCGTCGAAGAAATGTACCCCGATCCAGACGAACAATGGCATATCAATTTAGCTGGACTTGATGAAATTTGGGAAGGTGAAATGAGACCTGGACATTTTCAGGGAGTTACCCAAGTTGTTTATAAATTATTTAGTTTAGTACAACCCGATATTGCTTGTTTTGGTCAAAAAGACTTTCAACAGGTGATGGTCATTGAACATATGATTAAAGTAAAGCAATTACCGATTACAATAGCACTCTGCCCTATCATCCGAGATGAACATGGACTTGCTTTAAGTTCTAGAAATATGCGCCTCTCTGAAAAAGGTAAGTATCAAGCTTTAGCTTTGTTCCGAACACTCCAGTTTATCAAAAACAATTTTACAAGCAAACCCTTACATGAAATACAAATACTAGCTACTGAACAGTTAGAAGCAAGCGATGGTATCGCATTGGAATATCTTGCTATTTGCGAAACGACCACGTTACAGGAGGCCGATACAATTGACGCAAATAAAAAATATGTGGCACTTGTAACAGCACGCGTAGAGGATGTACGCCTTATTGATAATATGATTTTGAATTAATTGTCACATTATACTTATTAGCTTTACATTTTTACAAGAAAAATCTAACTTTGTCACATGTTTATAGAGGTAATGAAATCTAAAATCCACCGTGTTCGGGTTACTCAAGCCGAGCTGAATTACGTTGGTAGTATCACAATTGATGAGGATTTAATGGACGCAGCAAATATTATTGCAAATGAAAAAGTTCAGATCGTTAACAATAATAATGGTGCTCGTTTAGAAACATATGTTATTCCTGGAAGAAGAGCGTCTGGTACTATTTGTTTAAATGGAGCTGCAGCAAGATTAGTTCAGGTAGGTGATATCGTTATCATCATATCATATGCACAGATGGAGATGGAAGAGGCCAAGAAACATATTCCGAGCTTAGTTTTTCCAGATGACAACAATCAACTTATAAA
It includes:
- a CDS encoding TCR/Tet family MFS transporter, which encodes MQVNTSKSLFFIFSTVLIDIIGLGIIIPVMPKLIEELIGGTLSDASRYGGLLMFSYALTQFFFASVLGNLSDRFGRRPILLISLLGFSVNYLLMGLAPTILWLFIGRFIAGITGASYTVAAAFIADISSHEKKAQNFGLLGAAFGLGFIIGPLLGGVLGHYGARIPFYAAAILSFMNFLYGYFFIPESLKKENRRPFKWKNANPVGAFKQLAKFPHLKQLFICIFLINIAAHAVQSTWSYYTMERYHWDERMVGLSLGFIGTLLAIVQAGLLRIIIPKLGLEKSILIGSALYMIAMPLMGAAYAPWLLFVAIVPYVFAGITGTAIQSLVSNETPANEQGQIQGGLTSIISLTAIIGPPVMSWLFAHFTDKKEALYIPGAPFYLGFVLTAISFIVACFFFRNKTKN
- the ispF gene encoding 2-C-methyl-D-erythritol 2,4-cyclodiphosphate synthase, with product MKIKVGFGFDVHQIKEGHPFILGGVELDHHAGAFGHSDADVLAHAICDALLGAANLEDIGYHFPNTDVQWKGISSLILLKHCVRLIGDKGYTIGNIDAMLCLEAPKIKPYIGQMKEKIAEAAGISVDDISIKATTNETMGFIGRQEGVVAYAVCLIEKV
- a CDS encoding glycogen/starch synthase, encoding MAKTKILFITHEMSPFLELTKISEITRQLPQAMQEKGFEIRILMPRFGNINERRNRLHEVIRLSGLNIVVDNNDNPLIIKVASLPAARMQVYFLDNEDYFQRKKVFRDENGEFFNDNNERSVFFCKGALETVKKLGWSPDVVHCHGWFSALVPAYLKTTYKDDPTFKGAKVMYSLYNEEFSGTLGDRYREIAPEGALTKDDVAPYGDGSYVNIYKGALNFTDVAVIAEAGVNPEILAYVNEKGIQVFEPNGDDDYEAFNDLFDQFAPVEEETTV
- the panC gene encoding pantoate--beta-alanine ligase — protein: MRIFKTKKELQDYLETARINKQKIALIPTMGALHAGHISLLDYAKPLSEITVCSIFVNPTQFNDPKDLEKYPRPLEQDIALLEVAKCDVLFLPSVEEMYPDPDEQWHINLAGLDEIWEGEMRPGHFQGVTQVVYKLFSLVQPDIACFGQKDFQQVMVIEHMIKVKQLPITIALCPIIRDEHGLALSSRNMRLSEKGKYQALALFRTLQFIKNNFTSKPLHEIQILATEQLEASDGIALEYLAICETTTLQEADTIDANKKYVALVTARVEDVRLIDNMILN
- the panD gene encoding aspartate 1-decarboxylase: MFIEVMKSKIHRVRVTQAELNYVGSITIDEDLMDAANIIANEKVQIVNNNNGARLETYVIPGRRASGTICLNGAAARLVQVGDIVIIISYAQMEMEEAKKHIPSLVFPDDNNQLIK